One genomic window of Nitrosomonas sp. Is35 includes the following:
- a CDS encoding DUF5765 domain-containing protein, with translation MCWSGEASAVLAVTGLASTAYFYRKGESGVLCAALAYFSLMELLQAYTYTVIDQCADPRNQIATFLGYMHIAFQPFFVNAVAMHFIPDSLRRRIAPAVYTICAAAAVVFMMRIYPFDWMTYCFDRDYNMTFFTSAKYTMPFCGKEICSTSGAWHIAWAIPANGNVYMANVYGYTAFVLPLLYGSWKMVVYHFLSGPLLAYMTTDDMNEWAAVWCLYSIGLLLLMIKTPIRQYLYVNSWYGLPLPKFLRASSHT, from the coding sequence ATGTGCTGGAGCGGTGAAGCATCTGCTGTGCTTGCGGTGACGGGTCTTGCCAGTACCGCCTATTTTTACCGGAAAGGCGAGTCTGGCGTGTTGTGTGCCGCGCTGGCGTATTTTTCGTTGATGGAATTGTTGCAAGCGTATACCTATACAGTGATCGATCAGTGCGCGGATCCGCGTAATCAGATTGCCACGTTTCTGGGTTACATGCATATCGCTTTTCAACCGTTTTTTGTCAATGCAGTCGCGATGCATTTCATTCCGGACAGTTTGCGCCGCCGCATCGCGCCTGCGGTTTACACCATATGCGCCGCTGCTGCGGTTGTCTTTATGATGCGTATTTATCCATTCGATTGGATGACTTACTGCTTCGATAGAGACTACAACATGACATTTTTCACCAGCGCGAAATACACCATGCCGTTCTGCGGTAAAGAGATTTGCTCGACTTCGGGTGCTTGGCATATCGCCTGGGCCATTCCCGCCAACGGCAATGTGTACATGGCAAATGTTTACGGCTATACCGCTTTTGTACTGCCTCTGTTGTACGGTTCCTGGAAAATGGTGGTGTACCATTTCCTATCGGGACCGTTGCTAGCCTATATGACCACTGATGACATGAACGAATGGGCAGCCGTCTGGTGCTTGTATTCCATCGGTTTGCTGTTGCTGATGATTAAAACACCGATCCGGCAATATTTGTATGTGAACAGCTGGTACGGATTACCGTTACCAAAATTTTTGCGCGCATCCTCGCACACTTGA
- a CDS encoding ChaN family lipoprotein, with translation MTNFKITQRNSLLYLTFLLLSLAMHPAAAVITPAKKPVPNNCVPLGDWIVPGSGKTSQQEVIARAAKASVVLLGETHINADHHRWQLQTLAALHAQRPNMVIGFEMFPRRVQAALDKWIAGELSEKEFLRAAEWDQVWNTDANLYLPLFHFARMNRIPMLALNIETSLRRQVAEKGFYGVPVEEREGLTRPAEPSQAYVDFLLPIYKQHDRKHKNETTQDDPDFRRFIGGQQLWDRAMAQILQQAVTQSGGAEKPLVVGIMGTGHVLHGFGVPHQLHDLGIKSVAGLLPWDSDKSCKTLVAGVADAVFGVLPHVSESFRPQFQRLGIRYEMGRGGAVILQVEKNSIADAAKLQDSDVILEMAGLPVKTLEDVTTIVKRQAPGTWLPLKIKRDEQEMQIIAKFPALQH, from the coding sequence ATGACAAATTTCAAGATAACCCAACGCAACAGCCTCCTGTATCTCACCTTTTTGCTGCTGAGCCTGGCAATGCATCCTGCGGCTGCGGTGATTACTCCGGCAAAGAAACCGGTGCCGAATAACTGCGTGCCGCTGGGGGACTGGATTGTTCCCGGCTCCGGCAAAACCTCGCAACAGGAAGTCATCGCGCGTGCCGCCAAAGCCTCGGTGGTGTTGCTGGGCGAGACGCACATCAACGCCGATCATCACCGCTGGCAATTGCAAACGCTGGCGGCTTTGCACGCGCAACGTCCGAATATGGTGATCGGTTTTGAAATGTTTCCGCGCCGCGTGCAAGCCGCGCTGGATAAATGGATTGCCGGTGAATTGAGCGAAAAAGAATTCCTGCGCGCGGCGGAATGGGATCAAGTCTGGAATACCGATGCCAACCTGTATTTGCCGTTGTTTCATTTTGCCCGAATGAATCGCATTCCGATGCTCGCGCTGAACATTGAAACCAGCCTTCGCCGCCAAGTGGCAGAAAAGGGTTTTTACGGTGTTCCGGTGGAAGAACGCGAAGGCTTGACGCGTCCGGCGGAGCCCAGTCAGGCGTACGTCGATTTTTTACTGCCGATCTATAAACAGCACGACCGTAAACATAAAAATGAAACCACGCAGGACGATCCGGATTTCCGCCGCTTCATCGGCGGGCAGCAATTGTGGGATCGCGCCATGGCGCAAATTCTGCAACAAGCCGTGACGCAATCCGGTGGCGCGGAAAAACCGTTAGTCGTTGGCATCATGGGCACGGGTCACGTGTTGCACGGTTTTGGCGTGCCGCATCAATTGCACGACTTGGGCATCAAATCCGTTGCCGGATTGCTGCCGTGGGATAGCGATAAATCCTGCAAGACCTTGGTTGCCGGTGTGGCCGATGCGGTATTCGGTGTGTTGCCGCATGTTTCCGAATCTTTCCGGCCGCAGTTTCAGCGTCTCGGTATCCGCTATGAAATGGGCAGGGGTGGCGCGGTGATACTGCAAGTGGAAAAAAACAGCATTGCCGATGCCGCTAAGTTACAGGATTCCGATGTGATTTTGGAAATGGCCGGTCTGCCGGTTAAAACGCTGGAAGACGTGACCACCATCGTAAAGCGCCAAGCGCCGGGAACCTGGCTGCCGCTCAAAATCAAGCGAGATGAGCAGGAAATGCAGATTATCGCCAAATTTCCGGCCTTGCAGCATTAA
- a CDS encoding pyruvate-binding protein, protein MSILLVAPIYASAAVDLVTNGSFEADLQDNGSWNLYSTLIGWSGAPDIELRNNVAGSAFDGSNFIELDTNSNSSISQLLIGTPGLYQLSFWFSARPGTASDTNDLSFTLDGSAPVTVLTGVGGGSDHNWQNYSALFNFDGEALLTFSAVGRSDSLGGSLDMISMTSTIPEPKIVEMILVGFLLLSLTLRRTSKAYFSRNKL, encoded by the coding sequence ATGAGCATTCTACTTGTAGCCCCGATATACGCTTCGGCTGCCGTCGATCTTGTCACTAACGGAAGCTTTGAAGCCGATTTGCAAGACAATGGCTCATGGAATCTCTATTCAACTTTGATTGGATGGAGCGGCGCTCCGGATATCGAACTGCGCAACAATGTCGCCGGATCCGCTTTTGATGGCTCAAATTTTATCGAATTGGACACAAATTCAAACAGTTCTATTTCTCAGTTATTGATTGGCACGCCTGGCTTGTATCAACTCAGCTTCTGGTTTTCGGCCCGCCCCGGTACCGCTAGTGACACCAACGATTTGTCGTTCACATTGGACGGCTCGGCTCCGGTCACTGTTTTGACCGGTGTCGGTGGAGGAAGCGATCATAATTGGCAAAATTATTCGGCGCTATTTAACTTTGATGGTGAGGCGCTACTGACTTTCAGTGCGGTCGGAAGAAGCGACAGTCTCGGTGGCTCACTCGATATGATTTCAATGACCAGCACGATACCTGAACCGAAAATTGTCGAGATGATACTGGTTGGTTTTTTATTACTGAGCCTTACACTTCGCCGCACCAGTAAAGCTTATTTCTCAAGAAATAAGCTTTAA
- a CDS encoding M1 family metallopeptidase, translating to MTTSTFIRTCFFLLLTSIIVQPALSAPVPVKHNDVEYDITVKIDPVNRTIEGKSLITVDKPRELQLVLGAGYEVIQAESNDGPMGAGREQANQPHIWNIPFLFRHRVQFLIRWKGVLAPLDTSLDHQQTLARPVAVSGEAGTFLPDSSDWYPRVVGQLVRYKVSIELPSGQKGLVAGRLIEEHESPQSYQAVFQFSHPAEGIDLMAGPYAIETQTYQNINHKPIQLRTYFHPQISGLSKDYLDAVKRYLELYESSIGEYPYTEFSVVSSPTPTGFGMPTLTYLGVDVLQLPFIRSTSLGHEVLHNWWGNGVYPDYKSGNWSEGLTTFMADYAYKEQESDAAARDMRLSWLRDFAALQPGQDAPLTAFTSRTHGASKIVGYNKAAMFFFMLRDHLGETLFQRGIQGLWKVQRFRMTSWLDVQKMFEMVSGQPLGPFFAQWLNRSGAPAIELAEVKNAAAGSGYELSITLKQAEPAYQLQVPVAVETQQGSTIHRFDLQQAQQTYTLKLTDKPLAVSLDPDLRLFRHLAPGEAPPILREVMVNAATQTVLLSDQPEVRKIAETLASKLQDRKLHTVAPGDLLSAAPTLIIGLQAEIDTWLAAKQLSPRPDETGKKGSAQVWTLARTDGASLAIISAQDAASLEALIRPLPHYGRQSYLVFDGRQATEKGTWPMLVQRVVIE from the coding sequence ATGACTACTTCCACTTTCATCAGAACTTGTTTTTTTCTGCTACTTACCAGCATTATTGTTCAACCCGCGTTATCAGCGCCTGTGCCGGTCAAACACAATGATGTCGAGTACGACATCACGGTGAAAATCGATCCGGTTAACCGCACGATTGAGGGGAAAAGCCTCATTACCGTGGATAAACCGAGAGAATTACAGTTGGTGCTGGGCGCAGGGTATGAAGTGATTCAAGCGGAATCTAACGACGGGCCGATGGGTGCAGGCCGCGAACAGGCCAATCAACCGCATATTTGGAACATTCCGTTTCTTTTCCGGCACCGGGTTCAATTCCTGATTCGTTGGAAAGGCGTATTAGCGCCGCTGGATACCTCACTCGACCACCAGCAGACGCTGGCCAGGCCGGTCGCTGTCAGCGGCGAAGCCGGTACTTTCCTGCCGGATAGCTCGGATTGGTATCCGCGCGTTGTTGGGCAGCTGGTGCGCTATAAAGTCAGCATCGAATTGCCGTCCGGCCAGAAAGGTTTGGTGGCGGGCCGTTTGATCGAAGAACATGAATCGCCGCAAAGCTATCAGGCGGTGTTTCAATTCTCGCATCCCGCCGAAGGGATCGATTTGATGGCGGGTCCATACGCGATCGAAACGCAGACGTATCAAAATATCAATCACAAGCCGATTCAATTGCGTACCTACTTTCATCCGCAGATCAGCGGTTTGTCGAAGGATTATCTCGACGCCGTGAAGCGCTATCTGGAACTGTACGAATCCTCGATCGGCGAGTATCCCTATACGGAGTTCAGCGTCGTATCGAGTCCAACGCCGACCGGTTTCGGCATGCCGACGTTGACTTATCTCGGTGTCGATGTGCTGCAATTGCCATTCATCCGCAGTACTTCGCTTGGCCATGAAGTGCTGCACAACTGGTGGGGCAATGGCGTTTATCCGGATTACAAGAGCGGCAACTGGTCGGAAGGACTGACCACGTTCATGGCCGATTACGCGTACAAAGAACAGGAAAGCGACGCCGCCGCGCGCGACATGCGCTTAAGCTGGCTGCGCGACTTCGCCGCATTGCAGCCAGGGCAGGATGCGCCGCTGACGGCTTTTACCTCGCGCACGCATGGCGCATCGAAAATTGTCGGTTACAACAAAGCCGCGATGTTTTTCTTCATGCTGCGCGATCATCTGGGTGAGACGCTTTTCCAGCGCGGCATCCAGGGGTTGTGGAAGGTGCAGCGCTTTAGAATGACGTCTTGGCTGGATGTGCAAAAAATGTTTGAAATGGTTTCCGGGCAACCGCTCGGGCCTTTTTTTGCGCAATGGCTGAATCGCAGCGGTGCTCCTGCAATCGAGCTGGCTGAGGTGAAAAATGCGGCGGCGGGTTCCGGGTATGAATTGTCGATCACGCTGAAACAAGCCGAACCGGCGTATCAGCTGCAAGTTCCGGTCGCAGTCGAAACGCAGCAAGGCAGCACAATCCACCGATTCGATTTACAGCAAGCGCAACAGACATATACGCTGAAATTGACGGACAAACCGCTAGCCGTTTCACTCGATCCCGATCTGCGTCTGTTCCGGCACTTGGCCCCCGGCGAAGCGCCGCCGATTCTGCGCGAAGTGATGGTCAACGCCGCCACGCAGACGGTGCTGTTGTCCGATCAACCCGAAGTCCGCAAAATTGCCGAAACGCTTGCCAGCAAATTGCAAGATCGCAAGCTTCACACGGTAGCGCCCGGCGATCTGCTCTCTGCCGCACCGACCCTGATTATCGGCCTGCAAGCCGAAATCGACACCTGGCTCGCCGCCAAACAACTATCACCCAGACCGGATGAGACCGGTAAAAAAGGCAGCGCGCAAGTCTGGACATTGGCACGCACCGATGGCGCATCGCTCGCCATCATCTCCGCGCAAGATGCCGCATCGCTCGAAGCGCTAATCCGCCCGCTGCCGCACTACGGACGGCAAAGCTATTTGGTGTTTGATGGCCGGCAAGCGACTGAGAAAGGGACTTGGCCGATGTTGGTGCAGAGGGTGGTGATAGAGTGA